A genomic segment from Lates calcarifer isolate ASB-BC8 linkage group LG13, TLL_Latcal_v3, whole genome shotgun sequence encodes:
- the LOC108878379 gene encoding paxillin isoform X2 yields MEDLDALLADLESTTSHISKRPVFLPDETPYSIPTGGHSCQDVSVPPPVPPPPSAEALNGSLIDQPDSPHSSQQSLGSAQKSSWSRDSSSSPLSHIEEDHVYSFPNKQKSSDSSTAAMTSALGSNLSELDRLLLELNAVQQSSPSFPTTEEAAPPLPSCSITHYENGSSPEIMVSPPPQEKPKRNGTRLDETRPTVESLLDELEGSVPSPSPPACHSDLDTPSQQQARISASCATRELDELMASLSDFKIMAQGKGGVPGGPPTQVNKLDNMLGSLQSDLNKLGVQTVAKGVCGACCKPIVGQVVTAMGRTWHPEHFVCTHCQEEIGSRNFFEREGQPYCEKDYHNLFSPRCYYCNGPILDKVVTALDRTWHPEHFFCAQCGSFFGPEGFHEKDGKAYCRKDYFDMFAPKCGGCARAILENYISALNCLWHPECFVCRECFTPFVNGSFFEHDGQPYCEVHYHERRGSLCSGCQKPITGRCITAMSKKFHPEHFVCAFCLKQLNKGTFKEQNDKPYCHGCFVKLFS; encoded by the exons ACGCGTTGCTGGCGGACCTGGAATCAACTACGTCCCACATCTCAAAGCGACCAGTATTCTTGCCTGACGAGACCCCCTACTCTATCCCTACGGGAGGACACTCCTGCCAGGATGTGTCAGTTCCCCCTCCAgtccctcctccaccctcagcCGAAGCTCTGAATGGTTCCCTGATCGATCAGCCTGACTCCCCTCACTCCTCTCAGCAG TCATTAGGTTCAGCACAGAAGAGCTCGTGGTCCAGGGACAGTAGCAGCTCTCCGTTGTCTCACATTGAGGAAGACCACGTCTACAG ttttcCAAACAAACAGAAGTCATCAGACTCATCAACAGCAGCCATGACCTCTGCCCTGGGCAGTAACCTCTCAGAGCTCGATAGGCTGCTGCTGGAACTTAATGCAGTGCAACAGAGCTCCCCTTCATTCCCCACAACAG AGGAAGCAGCTCCACCCTTACCCTCCTGCAGCATCACCCACTACGAGAACGGCAGCAGCCCTGAGATCATGGTGAGCCCTCCGCCTCAGGAGAAACCTAAGAGGAATGGAACAAGGTTGGATGAAACCCGACCCACTGTGGAGAGTCTGCTGGACGAGCTGGAGGGCTCAGTGCCTTCACCCAG CCCCCCTGCTTGCCACAGTGATTTGGACACCCCCTCTCAGCAGCAAGCCAGAATTTCAGCTTCCTGTGCCACAAGAGAGCTCGATGAGCTGATGGCCTCTTTGTCTGACTTCAAG ATTATGGCCCAAGGTAAGGGTGGTGTTCCTGGTGGGCCCCCAACACAGGTCAACAAGCTGGACAATATGCTTGGTAGCCTGCAGTCTGACCTCAACAAACTGGGTGTGCAGACAGTAGCTAAAGGAGTTTGCGGTGCCTGCTGTAAGCCAATTGTAGGACAG GTGGTGACTGCCATGGGCCGCACATGGCACCCTGAACACTTTGTGTGCACGCACTGTCAAGAGGAGATCGGCTCCAGGAACTTCTTTGAGCGTGAAGGACAGCCTTACTGTGAGAAAGACTACCACAACCTGTTCTCCCCACGATGCTACTACTGCAACGGGCCCATACTGGAT AAAGTCGTGACGGCGCTGGATAGGACTTGGCACCCTGAACACTTCTTCTGCGCTCAGTGCGGATCCTTCTTCGGCCCAGAAG gTTTTCATGAAAAGGATGGAAAAGCTTATTGCAGGAAGGATTACTTTGATATGTTTGCACCGAAGTGTGGTGGCTGTGCCAGAGCCATTCTGGAAAATTACATCTCAGCACTGAACTGCCTCTGGCATCCTGAGTGTTTTGTGTGCAGG GAGTGCTTTACCCCATTTGTGAATGGAAGTTTCTTTGAGCACGATGGCCAGCCCTACTGTGAAGTGCACTACCACGAGCGCCGCGGCTCCCTCTGCTCCGGCTGTCAGAAGCCCATCACAGGCCGCTGTATCACGGCCATGTCCAAGAAGTTCCACCCGGAGCATTTTGTCTGCGCCTTCTGCCTGAAACAGCTCAACAAAGGCACCTTTAAAGAACAGAACGACAAACCCTACTGCCACGGCTGCTTCGTCAAGCTGTTCAGTTAG
- the LOC108878379 gene encoding uncharacterized protein LOC108878379 isoform X1: protein MEDLDALLADLESTTSHISKRPVFLPDETPYSIPTGGHSCQDVSVPPPVPPPPSAEALNGSLIDQPDSPHSSQQSLGSAQKSSWSRDSSSSPLSHIEEDHVYSFPNKQKSSDSSTAAMTSALGSNLSELDRLLLELNAVQQSSPSFPTTEEAAPPLPSCSITHYENGSSPEIMVSPPPQEKPKRNGTRLDETRPTVESLLDELEGSVPSPSPPACHSDLDTPSQQQARISASCATRELDELMASLSDFKPSSLGSLLDPAGASSSSPHPPVPSSVTPVASPFLTLSHPSACASPLFSLPTGLELHIDEDGGDAGVSMPHPNRPPLHSPISSLSAASDLDLDSVIDVSATLLSSQTKSLLVLSQSASSNSNLMRNSPSPSNTTTTPSLTSVNTVLDHKSSKSPSPSVERNSPSNTVGKFSCLPETVNKGSASFQDLDLNFSTPPPSKNLTPPASVSKTPSPLPAAVSLSPPSAQAFSKISSPSQVSPVTVPSPSAFPSPSRQLPEPAPAGQRASPFAVQQPPMMDPSLDEALDKLLAMGFAQNHSAAHVEEPQLKMETQSFCRGMPEVHEELILPMDRNNVQPDTFTSTTNTITDDSVDGGTDGNGDLDWADEELSVSFHDGLDGTMTPYTERPYTDGSMTPLTEASWMDESMTPSSCPGTPDVALDLPMMQTPNIDRVSASGHIKSVIRRTKETPNVHPMYRDGHLRRKMGPIIVNKNSSQDRLIEELQGKLGIGRSERRRKQSDDWLTEGVIVTSKPQRFRPEGTGSEVDKIIIPPESPVPVRKVLPPLSPPAPRRPPIVEEPKRPLAVQHPLVPIPPPPPPPPPSPPPQPPHIHEPVPAPPRQIIKASHPPPPPIQEPPAPKPQPPPSVLKTPTRPPPMEPVTPVAPKLLVSVGCQTEYDPVFPSMQIMAQGKGGVPGGPPTQVNKLDNMLGSLQSDLNKLGVQTVAKGVCGACCKPIVGQVVTAMGRTWHPEHFVCTHCQEEIGSRNFFEREGQPYCEKDYHNLFSPRCYYCNGPILDKVVTALDRTWHPEHFFCAQCGSFFGPEGFHEKDGKAYCRKDYFDMFAPKCGGCARAILENYISALNCLWHPECFVCRECFTPFVNGSFFEHDGQPYCEVHYHERRGSLCSGCQKPITGRCITAMSKKFHPEHFVCAFCLKQLNKGTFKEQNDKPYCHGCFVKLFS, encoded by the exons ACGCGTTGCTGGCGGACCTGGAATCAACTACGTCCCACATCTCAAAGCGACCAGTATTCTTGCCTGACGAGACCCCCTACTCTATCCCTACGGGAGGACACTCCTGCCAGGATGTGTCAGTTCCCCCTCCAgtccctcctccaccctcagcCGAAGCTCTGAATGGTTCCCTGATCGATCAGCCTGACTCCCCTCACTCCTCTCAGCAG TCATTAGGTTCAGCACAGAAGAGCTCGTGGTCCAGGGACAGTAGCAGCTCTCCGTTGTCTCACATTGAGGAAGACCACGTCTACAG ttttcCAAACAAACAGAAGTCATCAGACTCATCAACAGCAGCCATGACCTCTGCCCTGGGCAGTAACCTCTCAGAGCTCGATAGGCTGCTGCTGGAACTTAATGCAGTGCAACAGAGCTCCCCTTCATTCCCCACAACAG AGGAAGCAGCTCCACCCTTACCCTCCTGCAGCATCACCCACTACGAGAACGGCAGCAGCCCTGAGATCATGGTGAGCCCTCCGCCTCAGGAGAAACCTAAGAGGAATGGAACAAGGTTGGATGAAACCCGACCCACTGTGGAGAGTCTGCTGGACGAGCTGGAGGGCTCAGTGCCTTCACCCAG CCCCCCTGCTTGCCACAGTGATTTGGACACCCCCTCTCAGCAGCAAGCCAGAATTTCAGCTTCCTGTGCCACAAGAGAGCTCGATGAGCTGATGGCCTCTTTGTCTGACTTCAAG CCCAGTTCTTTGGGCTCTCTGCTGGACCCAGCAGGAGCATCTTCCagctctcctcatcctccagtcCCTTCCTCCGTCACCCCAGTGGCTTCTCCTTTTCTTACTCTGTCCCACCCATCTGCCTGtgcctctcccctcttctctttgCCCACCGGTCTAGAGCTGCACATAGACGAGGACGGAGGAGATGCCGGTGTGTCGATGCCCCACCCAAACCGCCCCCCTCTCCATAGTCCTATATCCTCACTTTCTGCAGCCAGTGATCTAGACCTGGACTCTGTCATAGATGTCTCTGCCACCTTGCTGTCATCCCAAACCAAGTCTCTGCTAGTCCTCTCTCAGTCCGCTTCATCTAACTCCAACCTGATGAGAAATAGCCCAAGTCCTTCCaataccaccaccaccccctcacTTACTTCAGTTAACACTGTCCTGGACCACAAGTCCTCCAAGTCTCCCAGTCCATCTGTAGAACGCAACTCACCCTCAAATACTGTCGGTAAATTCTCTTGTCTTCCTGAGACTGTGAACAAGGGGTCTGCTTCTTTTCAAGACCTTGATTTGAATTTCTCCACTCCACCTCCATCAAAAAATCTCACTCCTCCTGCTTCAGTGTCGAAGACTCCTTCacctctccctgctgctgtctcaTTATCTCCACCCTCTGCACAAGCTTTCTCAAAAATATCCTCACCGTCTCAGGTCTCTCCAGTAACGGTCCCCTCTCCATCGGCCTTCCCGAGCCCCAGCAGACAGCTGCCGGAGCCAGCACCTGCAGGCCAGAGAGCCAGCCCCTTTGCTGTGCAACAACCCCCCATGATGGATCCTTCCCTGGATGAGGCACTAGACAAGCTGCTTGCAATGGGTTTTGCACAGAATCACTCAGCGGCACATGTGGAGGAACCACAGCTGAAGATGGAGACACAGAGCTTTTGCAGAGGAATGCCAGAGGTGCATGAAGAACTCATCCTGCCCATGGACAGAAACAATGTGCAGCCCGACACTTTCACCAGCACCACCAACACCATCACAGATGACTCAGTGGATGGAGGCACTGATGGAAACGGAGATCTGGACTGGGCCGATGAGGAGCTGTCAGTGTCCTTCCATGATGGACTGGATGGCACCATGACGCCTTACACCGAGAGGCCATACACAGATGGCAGCATGACCCCGTTGACAGAGGCCAGCTGGATGGATGAGTCCATGACCCCGTCTTCATGCCCCGGGACCCCTGACGTTGCCCTGGACCTGCCCATGATGCAGACTCCCAATATAGACAGAGTCTCTGCATCCGGACAT ATCAAATCAGTGATTAGGCGCACTAAGGAGACTCCAAACGTACATCCCATGTACCGAGATGGTCACCTGCGCAGGAAGATGGGACCCATCATTGTAAACAAGAACAGTTCTCAGGACCGGCTCATAGAGGAGCTTCAGGGAAAGCTCGGGATCGGCCGCTCAGAGCGCCGACGAAAACAGTCTGATGACTGGTTGACCGAGGGGGTCATCGTCACGTCTAAACCCCAGCGTTTCCGTCCTGAGGGGACTGGCAGTGAGGTCGACAAG aTCATAATTCCCCCAGAGTCACCTGTCCCTGTGAGGAAGGTGCTCCCACCTCTCTCCCCCCCAGCCCCTCGTCGCCCTCCTATTGTAGAAGAACCTAAGCGACCACTCGCTGTACAGCATCCCCTTGTTCCAATaccgccacctcctcctcctccacctccctctccccctccacaGCCACCGCACATCCACGAACCAGTTCCCGCTCCACCTCGACAGATTATTAAAGCCTCACATCCGCCACCACCCCCAATTCAGGAGCCTCCCGCCCCTAAACCACAGCCCCCTCCTTCTGTTCTTAAAACCCCAACACGGCCTCCACCAATGGAGCCAGTGACACCAGTTGCGCCCAAACTCCTGGTGTCTGTAGGCTGCCAAACAGAGTATGACCCAGTCTTCCCTTCAATGCAG ATTATGGCCCAAGGTAAGGGTGGTGTTCCTGGTGGGCCCCCAACACAGGTCAACAAGCTGGACAATATGCTTGGTAGCCTGCAGTCTGACCTCAACAAACTGGGTGTGCAGACAGTAGCTAAAGGAGTTTGCGGTGCCTGCTGTAAGCCAATTGTAGGACAG GTGGTGACTGCCATGGGCCGCACATGGCACCCTGAACACTTTGTGTGCACGCACTGTCAAGAGGAGATCGGCTCCAGGAACTTCTTTGAGCGTGAAGGACAGCCTTACTGTGAGAAAGACTACCACAACCTGTTCTCCCCACGATGCTACTACTGCAACGGGCCCATACTGGAT AAAGTCGTGACGGCGCTGGATAGGACTTGGCACCCTGAACACTTCTTCTGCGCTCAGTGCGGATCCTTCTTCGGCCCAGAAG gTTTTCATGAAAAGGATGGAAAAGCTTATTGCAGGAAGGATTACTTTGATATGTTTGCACCGAAGTGTGGTGGCTGTGCCAGAGCCATTCTGGAAAATTACATCTCAGCACTGAACTGCCTCTGGCATCCTGAGTGTTTTGTGTGCAGG GAGTGCTTTACCCCATTTGTGAATGGAAGTTTCTTTGAGCACGATGGCCAGCCCTACTGTGAAGTGCACTACCACGAGCGCCGCGGCTCCCTCTGCTCCGGCTGTCAGAAGCCCATCACAGGCCGCTGTATCACGGCCATGTCCAAGAAGTTCCACCCGGAGCATTTTGTCTGCGCCTTCTGCCTGAAACAGCTCAACAAAGGCACCTTTAAAGAACAGAACGACAAACCCTACTGCCACGGCTGCTTCGTCAAGCTGTTCAGTTAG